Proteins encoded by one window of Enterobacter hormaechei subsp. xiangfangensis:
- the rplI gene encoding 50S ribosomal protein L9: MQVILLDKVANLGSLGDQVNVKAGYARNFLVPQGKAVPATKKNVEFFEARRAELEAKLADVLAAANARAEAINALGTVTIASKAGDEGKLFGSIGTRDIADAVTAAGVKVAKSEVRLPNGVLRTTGEHEVDFQVHSEVFAKLVVNVVAE, from the coding sequence ATGCAAGTTATTCTGCTTGATAAAGTAGCAAACCTGGGCAGCCTGGGTGATCAGGTAAACGTTAAAGCGGGTTACGCTCGTAACTTCCTGGTTCCACAGGGTAAAGCTGTTCCAGCTACTAAGAAAAACGTAGAGTTTTTCGAAGCACGTCGTGCTGAACTGGAAGCCAAACTGGCTGACGTTCTGGCGGCTGCTAACGCTCGCGCTGAAGCAATCAACGCACTGGGCACCGTTACCATCGCGTCCAAAGCTGGCGACGAAGGTAAACTGTTCGGTTCCATCGGTACCCGCGATATCGCTGATGCAGTTACTGCGGCAGGCGTTAAAGTGGCTAAGAGCGAAGTTCGTCTGCCGAACGGCGTTCTGCGTACCACTGGTGAGCACGAAGTTGACTTCCAGGTTCACAGCGAAGTGTTCGCTAAACTGGTTGTTAACGTAGTAGCTGAGTAA
- the rpsF gene encoding 30S ribosomal protein S6 → MRHYEIVFMVHPDQSEQVPGMIERYSAAITGAEGTIHRLEDWGRRQLAYPINKLHKAHYVLMNVEAPQEVIDELETTFRFNDAVIRSMVMRTKHAVTEASPMVKAKDERRERRDDFANETADDSDAGDSEE, encoded by the coding sequence ATGCGTCATTACGAAATCGTTTTTATGGTCCACCCTGACCAGAGCGAACAGGTTCCGGGCATGATCGAGCGTTACTCTGCTGCCATCACTGGTGCAGAAGGCACGATCCACCGTCTGGAAGACTGGGGCCGCCGTCAGCTGGCTTACCCGATCAACAAACTGCACAAAGCACACTACGTTCTGATGAACGTTGAAGCTCCGCAGGAAGTGATCGATGAGCTGGAAACTACCTTCCGCTTCAACGATGCCGTTATCCGCAGCATGGTTATGCGTACCAAACACGCAGTGACCGAAGCATCTCCGATGGTTAAAGCGAAAGACGAGCGCCGTGAGCGTCGCGATGATTTCGCAAACGAAACCGCAGATGATTCTGATGCTGGGGATTCTGAAGAGTAA
- the ulaD gene encoding 3-keto-L-gulonate-6-phosphate decarboxylase UlaD, translating to MSLPMLQVALDNQTLSHAYETTRLIAEEVDIIEVGTILCVGEGVRAVRDLKALYPHKIVLADAKIADAGKILSRMCFEANADWVTVICCADINTAKGALDVAKEFNGDVQIELTGFWTWEQAQEWREAGIQQVVYHRSRDAQAAGVAWGEADISAIKRLADMGFKVTVTGGLALEDLPLFKGIPIHVFIAGRSIRDAESPVEAARQFKRSIAQLWG from the coding sequence ATGTCATTACCAATGTTGCAGGTCGCGCTGGATAACCAGACTCTGTCTCACGCTTACGAAACCACCCGTCTGATTGCGGAAGAAGTGGACATCATCGAAGTCGGCACCATTCTGTGCGTGGGCGAAGGCGTTCGTGCGGTTCGTGACCTGAAGGCGCTCTATCCGCATAAAATCGTGCTGGCGGATGCCAAAATCGCCGATGCGGGCAAAATTCTCTCTCGCATGTGCTTTGAAGCCAACGCCGACTGGGTCACCGTGATCTGCTGTGCGGATATCAACACTGCGAAAGGCGCGCTGGACGTGGCGAAGGAGTTCAATGGCGACGTGCAGATTGAACTGACCGGTTTCTGGACCTGGGAGCAGGCGCAGGAGTGGCGCGAAGCAGGTATCCAGCAGGTGGTTTATCACCGCAGCCGTGATGCGCAGGCCGCAGGCGTGGCGTGGGGTGAAGCCGATATCAGCGCGATCAAACGTCTGGCCGATATGGGCTTCAAAGTGACCGTAACCGGTGGCCTGGCGCTGGAAGATCTGCCGCTGTTCAAGGGGATTCCAATTCACGTCTTTATTGCCGGTCGTAGCATTCGCGATGCGGAATCTCCGGTGGAAGCTGCGCGTCAGTTTAAACGCTCAATCGCTCAGCTTTGGGGTTAA
- the yjfY gene encoding DUF1471 family protein YjfY, giving the protein MKRIAIAILAALLLSANAMAAIRIDSQQARNMDDVQSLGVIYINHNFATESEADQALNEETDAHGAKYYHVMLTREPGSNGNMHASADIYQ; this is encoded by the coding sequence ATGAAAAGAATCGCAATCGCCATTTTGGCTGCGCTTTTGCTCAGTGCAAACGCGATGGCAGCCATCAGAATAGACAGCCAACAGGCCAGAAACATGGATGATGTGCAGAGCTTAGGCGTTATTTACATCAATCATAACTTCGCCACTGAAAGTGAAGCAGATCAGGCGCTTAATGAAGAAACCGATGCGCATGGCGCAAAATACTATCACGTCATGCTGACACGTGAGCCCGGCAGCAACGGTAATATGCACGCCAGTGCAGATATTTACCAGTAA
- a CDS encoding L-ribulose-5-phosphate 4-epimerase, producing MLKLKQQVFEANMDLPRYGLVTFTWGNVSAIDREQGLVVIKPSGVAYDAMKADDMVVVDLEGQVVEGKWRPSSDTATHLALYQRYPSLGGIVHTHSTHATAWAQAGLAIPTLGTTHADYFFGDIPCTRALTQTEVEGEYELNTGRVIIETLGETEPLHTPGIVVYQHGPFSWGKDAHDAVHNAVVMEEVARMAWIARGINPQLQGIDDYLMNKHFMRKHGPNAYYGQK from the coding sequence ATGCTTAAGCTGAAACAGCAGGTCTTTGAAGCCAATATGGATCTCCCGCGCTATGGACTGGTGACGTTTACCTGGGGCAACGTAAGCGCCATCGATCGCGAGCAGGGGCTGGTGGTGATTAAGCCGAGCGGCGTGGCCTATGACGCCATGAAAGCGGACGATATGGTGGTGGTTGACCTGGAAGGTCAGGTCGTTGAAGGCAAATGGCGTCCCTCTTCTGATACGGCAACCCATCTGGCGCTGTACCAGCGTTACCCGTCCTTGGGGGGGATTGTACATACCCATTCCACGCACGCCACCGCCTGGGCACAGGCCGGGCTGGCGATCCCTACTTTGGGTACAACGCACGCGGACTACTTCTTCGGTGATATTCCCTGCACGCGGGCGTTAACGCAGACTGAGGTCGAAGGCGAGTACGAACTTAACACCGGCAGGGTCATTATCGAAACGCTGGGTGAGACGGAACCACTGCATACGCCGGGTATTGTGGTGTACCAGCATGGTCCATTCTCCTGGGGTAAAGATGCGCATGACGCCGTGCATAACGCGGTGGTGATGGAAGAGGTGGCCAGAATGGCGTGGATTGCGCGCGGCATTAACCCACAGCTTCAGGGCATTGATGATTATCTGATGAACAAGCATTTCATGCGTAAGCACGGCCCGAATGCTTATTACGGGCAGAAGTGA
- a CDS encoding DMT family transporter, translated as MDTALPTPVFARRNVAYACATLCCLLWGSSYPAIKSGYELFQIATDDIPSKVVFAGYRFLFAGALLLLFALAQRKPIGRLTPTQFGQLTILGLTQTSLQYTFFYIGLAYTTGVNGSIMNATGTFFSVLLAHFIYHNDKLSYNKTLGCVLGFAGVMLVNFHSGLSEFQFVWKGDGFVVLAAFILSAATLYGKRISQTVDPTVMTGWQLGIGGAALVAGGYATGGTLEVHSMKAVAVLGYLTLLSSVAFALWSALLKVNRVSMIAPFNFVIPVAGTVLSAIFLGENILDIKYAIALVLVCSGIWWVNKRRA; from the coding sequence ATGGATACTGCTCTGCCCACGCCCGTCTTTGCCCGTCGAAATGTGGCCTATGCCTGCGCCACGCTCTGCTGTCTGCTTTGGGGAAGCTCGTACCCGGCCATTAAAAGTGGCTACGAACTCTTTCAGATCGCGACCGATGATATCCCCTCCAAAGTCGTCTTTGCCGGATACCGTTTTCTGTTTGCCGGCGCGTTGCTGCTGCTTTTTGCCCTGGCCCAGCGAAAACCGATTGGCAGGCTCACGCCCACGCAGTTTGGCCAGCTCACGATCCTCGGACTGACCCAGACCTCCCTCCAGTACACCTTCTTTTATATCGGCCTGGCCTACACGACCGGGGTGAACGGCTCCATCATGAATGCCACCGGGACCTTCTTCAGCGTGCTGCTGGCGCACTTTATCTACCACAACGACAAACTCAGCTATAACAAAACGCTGGGGTGTGTTCTGGGCTTTGCCGGGGTGATGCTGGTGAACTTCCACAGCGGGTTAAGTGAGTTCCAGTTTGTGTGGAAAGGTGACGGATTTGTGGTGCTGGCCGCCTTTATTCTCTCTGCGGCCACGCTTTACGGGAAACGCATTTCCCAGACCGTTGACCCGACGGTGATGACGGGATGGCAGCTGGGGATAGGCGGGGCGGCACTGGTTGCGGGAGGCTATGCCACGGGCGGGACGCTGGAGGTGCACAGCATGAAAGCCGTCGCCGTGCTGGGGTATCTGACGCTGCTCTCATCCGTGGCGTTCGCCCTGTGGAGCGCGCTGCTGAAAGTAAACCGCGTGAGTATGATTGCCCCGTTCAACTTTGTCATACCTGTAGCAGGGACGGTGCTCTCCGCCATCTTCCTCGGCGAAAACATTCTGGACATCAAATACGCGATTGCGCTGGTGCTGGTCTGCTCGGGGATCTGGTGGGTGAATAAACGGCGTGCCTGA
- the priB gene encoding primosomal replication protein N, which produces MTNRLVLSGTVCRTPLRKVSPSGIPHCQFVLEHRSVQEEAGFHRQAWCQMPVIISGHENQAITHSLTVGSAVIVQGFISCHKAKNGLSKMVLHAEQIDLIDSGD; this is translated from the coding sequence ATGACCAACCGTCTGGTGTTGTCCGGCACCGTGTGCAGGACCCCCCTTCGAAAGGTCAGCCCATCAGGAATTCCGCATTGCCAGTTCGTGCTTGAGCATCGTTCTGTGCAAGAGGAAGCCGGGTTTCACCGGCAGGCGTGGTGCCAAATGCCCGTAATTATTAGCGGACACGAAAACCAGGCCATTACTCACAGTTTAACGGTCGGTAGCGCAGTAATCGTTCAGGGGTTCATTTCTTGCCACAAGGCAAAGAACGGCCTGAGCAAAATGGTTCTGCATGCCGAGCAGATTGATTTGATAGATTCTGGAGACTAG
- the rpsR gene encoding 30S ribosomal protein S18, protein MARYFRRRKFCRFTAEGVQEIDYKDIATLKNYITESGKIVPSRITGTRAKYQRQLARAIKRARYLSLLPYTDRHQ, encoded by the coding sequence ATGGCACGTTATTTCCGTCGTCGCAAGTTCTGCCGTTTCACCGCGGAAGGCGTTCAAGAGATCGACTATAAAGATATCGCAACGCTGAAAAACTACATCACCGAAAGCGGTAAGATTGTCCCAAGCCGTATCACCGGTACTCGTGCAAAATATCAGCGTCAGCTGGCTCGCGCTATCAAACGCGCTCGCTACCTGTCTCTGCTGCCGTACACTGATCGTCATCAGTAA
- the ulaC gene encoding PTS ascorbate transporter subunit IIA, whose amino-acid sequence MKLRDSLAENNSILLQAEASTWQEAVKLSVDLLVKADVVEPRYYQAILDGVAQHGPYFVIAPGLAMPHGRPEEGVKKTGFALVTLKTPLVFNHEDNDPVDILITMAAVDANTHQEVGIMQIVNLFDDEANFDRLRACRTAQDVLDLIDNATAAAV is encoded by the coding sequence ATGAAACTACGTGATTCGCTGGCAGAGAATAACTCCATCCTTTTACAGGCCGAAGCAAGCACCTGGCAGGAAGCGGTGAAGCTGAGCGTGGATCTGCTGGTTAAGGCTGACGTTGTCGAGCCGCGTTACTACCAGGCGATTCTGGATGGCGTGGCGCAGCATGGCCCTTACTTTGTGATTGCGCCAGGCCTGGCGATGCCGCATGGCCGCCCGGAAGAGGGCGTCAAGAAAACCGGCTTCGCGCTGGTGACGCTGAAAACCCCGCTGGTGTTCAACCACGAAGATAACGACCCGGTCGACATCCTTATCACTATGGCGGCTGTCGATGCCAATACCCACCAGGAGGTGGGCATCATGCAGATCGTCAATCTGTTTGATGATGAAGCTAATTTTGACCGTTTACGCGCCTGCCGTACCGCGCAGGACGTGCTGGATTTAATTGATAACGCCACTGCGGCGGCCGTTTAA
- a CDS encoding L-ribulose-5-phosphate 3-epimerase encodes MLSKQVPLGIYEKALPAGECWLERLQLAKQLGFDFVEMSVDETDERLSRLDWSRDQRLALVSAIAETGVRVPSMCLSAHRRFPLGSEDDAVRAQGLEIMRKAIRFAQDVGIRVIQLAGYDVYYQEANDETRRRFRDGLKESVEMASRAQVTLAMEIMDYPLMNSISKALGYAHYLNNPWFQLYPDIGNLSAWDNDVQMELQAGIGHIVAVHVKDTRPGVFKNVPFGTGVVDFERCFQTLKQTGYCGPYLIEMWSETADDPAAEVAKARDWVCERMARAGLMEAEHA; translated from the coding sequence ATGTTGTCAAAACAGGTCCCGCTTGGCATCTATGAAAAGGCACTCCCTGCGGGGGAGTGCTGGCTGGAGCGGTTACAGCTGGCGAAGCAGCTGGGCTTCGATTTTGTCGAAATGTCGGTGGATGAGACGGACGAGCGTCTTTCTCGCCTCGACTGGAGCCGCGACCAGCGCCTGGCACTGGTAAGCGCCATCGCGGAAACGGGCGTGCGCGTGCCGTCCATGTGCCTGAGCGCTCATCGTCGTTTTCCGCTCGGCAGCGAAGATGATGCCGTGCGCGCGCAGGGGCTGGAGATCATGCGTAAAGCCATCCGCTTTGCGCAGGACGTGGGTATCCGCGTGATCCAGCTGGCGGGTTATGACGTTTACTATCAGGAAGCTAACGATGAAACGCGCCGTCGTTTCCGTGATGGTCTGAAAGAGAGCGTTGAGATGGCCAGCCGTGCGCAGGTGACGCTGGCGATGGAGATCATGGATTATCCGTTGATGAACTCCATCAGCAAGGCGCTGGGCTACGCGCACTATCTGAATAACCCGTGGTTCCAGCTTTATCCGGATATCGGCAACCTGTCGGCATGGGATAACGACGTACAGATGGAGCTTCAGGCGGGCATCGGGCATATCGTGGCGGTGCACGTTAAAGATACCCGTCCCGGCGTGTTTAAAAACGTACCGTTCGGCACCGGGGTGGTGGATTTCGAGCGGTGCTTCCAGACGCTCAAACAGACAGGTTATTGCGGGCCTTACCTGATTGAGATGTGGAGCGAAACCGCGGACGATCCGGCGGCAGAAGTGGCGAAAGCCCGGGACTGGGTGTGCGAGCGCATGGCGCGGGCAGGACTGATGGAGGCGGAACATGCTTAA